One stretch of Halapricum desulfuricans DNA includes these proteins:
- a CDS encoding proton-conducting transporter membrane subunit: protein MIVPPALLLLVAAAVAAVVPRRTGHVVGVLAALGALVVALTTPLGAATDATLFGFPARPVAVDGFTRVVGGALAFIAAANTVYAYGSGADRRETAIALAYAGASLGAVFAGDWLTLVVCWELMAVAATVLVWRSTAGRAGYRYAVYHQIGGALLIAGVVSHYAATGSFVYAEGIATGLPRLLAAAGVLVNVGMLGAHVWIVDTYPRPSVTASVVLCGLTTKVGVYTLVRVVPDRNVPLAYAGGAMLLFGVTMAILQTDLRRLLSYHIVSQVGYMVAGVGVASGLGYGGAMAHLANNVLYKTLLFMVAGVVLIETGTENLKKLGGLGRAMPATAAAFAVAALAISGIPGFSGFVSKGMVVDSVDAAGLDALWWTLLLGGVGTVISFAKIAYYAFARADPYGRDPGRATPAQVVAMSSIAVVVVGFGLAPDRLLDLLPAGGDAAKVFAASQFEKALGVAAVGLVAFAGLRRPLKRVTAVPDLDRVYHPAGAVLRDGVVRATTAVADALDWSRRSAGVVIHRTTRVDVGRPASIGQSVLLLTLVTALVIVFLLS, encoded by the coding sequence ATGATCGTCCCGCCCGCGCTCCTCCTGCTCGTTGCGGCCGCCGTCGCGGCTGTCGTCCCCCGACGGACCGGTCACGTCGTCGGCGTCCTGGCTGCACTGGGAGCGCTCGTCGTCGCACTGACGACGCCGCTGGGGGCCGCCACCGACGCGACGCTGTTCGGCTTCCCGGCTCGCCCGGTCGCAGTCGACGGATTCACCCGCGTCGTCGGTGGAGCGCTCGCGTTTATCGCCGCCGCGAACACCGTCTACGCCTACGGGAGCGGTGCCGACCGCCGGGAGACGGCGATCGCACTGGCGTATGCGGGGGCCAGTCTCGGGGCCGTCTTCGCCGGCGACTGGCTGACGCTGGTCGTCTGCTGGGAGCTGATGGCCGTCGCCGCGACCGTCCTCGTCTGGCGCTCGACGGCGGGCCGGGCGGGCTATCGCTACGCGGTCTACCACCAGATCGGCGGCGCGTTGCTCATCGCGGGCGTCGTTTCCCACTACGCCGCGACCGGATCCTTCGTCTACGCTGAGGGAATCGCGACCGGACTCCCCCGCCTTCTGGCGGCGGCGGGCGTGCTCGTCAACGTCGGCATGCTCGGCGCCCACGTCTGGATCGTCGACACCTACCCCCGGCCCAGCGTCACCGCGTCGGTCGTCCTCTGTGGCCTCACGACGAAGGTCGGCGTCTACACTCTCGTCCGCGTCGTCCCCGACCGGAACGTCCCGCTTGCGTACGCCGGCGGCGCGATGCTGCTGTTCGGCGTGACCATGGCCATCCTCCAGACAGATCTGCGGCGGCTGCTGTCGTATCATATCGTCTCGCAGGTCGGCTACATGGTCGCGGGCGTCGGCGTCGCCTCCGGGCTGGGCTACGGGGGCGCGATGGCCCACCTGGCGAACAACGTCCTCTACAAGACGCTGCTGTTCATGGTCGCCGGCGTCGTCCTCATTGAGACCGGCACCGAGAACCTCAAGAAACTCGGCGGCCTCGGCCGGGCGATGCCGGCGACCGCAGCGGCGTTCGCGGTGGCCGCCCTGGCGATCTCGGGGATCCCGGGCTTCTCGGGCTTTGTCAGCAAGGGAATGGTCGTCGACAGCGTCGACGCGGCCGGGTTGGACGCGCTGTGGTGGACGCTCCTCCTCGGCGGTGTCGGCACCGTCATCTCCTTCGCCAAGATCGCCTACTACGCGTTCGCCAGGGCCGACCCGTACGGCCGCGATCCCGGCCGCGCGACGCCCGCCCAGGTCGTCGCGATGAGTTCCATCGCCGTCGTCGTCGTCGGGTTCGGTCTCGCCCCGGACCGCCTGCTGGATCTGCTCCCGGCCGGCGGGGACGCCGCCAAGGTCTTCGCCGCCTCGCAGTTCGAGAAGGCGCTGGGGGTCGCCGCGGTCGGGCTGGTCGCGTTCGCCGGCCTGCGTCGCCCGCTTAAGCGGGTCACGGCCGTGCCGGACCTCGACAGGGTCTATCATCCGGCGGGTGCAGTACTCCGGGACGGCGTCGTCCGGGCGACCACAGCCGTCGCAGACGCGCTCGATTGGAGCCGCCGTTCGGCCGGAGTCGTGATCCACCGGACGACCAGAGTCGACGTGGGTCGACCCGCGTCGATCGGGCAGAGCGTCCTGCTGTTGACGCTCGTCACCGCGCTGGTTATCGTGTTCCTGTTGAGTTGA
- a CDS encoding complex I subunit 5 family protein, whose translation MIDPALLVAVPLAGSALPAVASRLRPRTGWPLALSVLLVQSALAVWVAAAALADGPVRTQVAGIPAPFGIGLLVDALSAPFVVLIAVAALVVLAYTRRGGPRSGAFYSLYLLLVGGLTGVCITADVFNLYVFLEISGLASYAMVAQADRGAAALAALKYLLVGTVGASLYLFGVGYAYVATGTLDMAALRVALPAASDPLALAVLGLMVLGLSVKVALFPLHTWKPDAYETAPPGVAALLAALASTVAAYALGRLLLAVFPGVAGAVVDAALLGLAAASIVAGSLLAYRAESVARLLAYSSLAQFGIVVVGFVVATPTAIAGSVVHLIGHGVMKGGSFLVVGIVTTTHDIRTVEEYAGLARRSPYVSAGFAVLALGLIGIPPTVGFAGKFYVALGAIEAGSWTAAALVLASTLFGLVYLGRVLERMYVGEGGTHAESVGVASPGMYAAVAVAVLATLALGGVGPLIEEWLAPVLGGLDAGLAMGVIP comes from the coding sequence GTGATCGACCCGGCGCTACTCGTCGCGGTACCGCTGGCCGGGAGCGCCCTCCCGGCGGTGGCGTCGCGGCTGCGCCCGCGGACCGGATGGCCCCTCGCGCTGTCCGTCCTGCTTGTCCAAAGTGCCCTCGCCGTGTGGGTCGCCGCGGCGGCGCTCGCAGACGGCCCCGTCCGGACGCAGGTCGCCGGGATCCCCGCGCCGTTCGGCATCGGGCTGCTGGTCGACGCGCTCTCCGCGCCGTTCGTCGTCCTGATCGCGGTCGCCGCCCTGGTCGTACTCGCGTACACGCGCCGGGGCGGTCCGCGTTCGGGGGCGTTCTACAGCCTCTATCTGCTGCTAGTCGGCGGGCTGACCGGGGTCTGCATTACCGCCGACGTGTTCAACCTCTACGTCTTCCTGGAGATCAGCGGGCTGGCCTCTTACGCCATGGTCGCCCAGGCGGACCGCGGCGCGGCCGCGCTGGCGGCGCTGAAATACCTCCTCGTGGGCACCGTCGGCGCGTCGCTGTACCTCTTCGGGGTCGGCTACGCCTACGTGGCGACCGGGACGCTGGACATGGCCGCGCTCCGGGTCGCGCTGCCGGCCGCCAGCGACCCCCTCGCGCTCGCTGTGCTCGGACTGATGGTGCTCGGACTGTCGGTGAAAGTGGCGCTGTTCCCGCTGCACACCTGGAAACCGGACGCTTACGAGACCGCGCCGCCGGGCGTCGCGGCGCTGCTTGCTGCGCTGGCCTCGACGGTCGCGGCCTACGCTCTCGGGCGGCTCCTGCTCGCGGTGTTCCCCGGCGTCGCCGGGGCCGTCGTCGACGCCGCGCTCTTGGGGCTGGCCGCCGCCAGCATCGTCGCCGGGAGTCTGCTGGCGTACCGCGCCGAGTCGGTCGCCCGCCTGCTCGCGTACTCCTCGCTCGCGCAGTTCGGCATCGTCGTCGTCGGGTTCGTCGTCGCCACGCCGACCGCCATCGCCGGTAGCGTCGTCCACCTGATCGGCCACGGCGTCATGAAAGGTGGGAGTTTCCTCGTCGTCGGTATCGTCACGACCACCCACGATATCCGGACCGTCGAGGAGTACGCCGGACTGGCCCGTCGCTCCCCGTACGTCTCGGCCGGCTTCGCCGTCCTCGCGCTCGGGCTGATCGGCATCCCGCCGACCGTCGGCTTCGCCGGGAAGTTCTACGTCGCGCTGGGCGCGATCGAGGCCGGTTCGTGGACCGCCGCCGCGCTCGTGCTGGCGAGCACGCTGTTCGGGCTTGTCTATCTCGGCCGAGTCCTCGAGCGGATGTACGTCGGGGAGGGCGGAACCCACGCCGAGTCCGTCGGGGTGGCCTCGCCCGGGATGTACGCCGCCGTCGCCGTCGCCGTGCTCGCGACGCTCGCGCTGGGCGGCGTTGGCCCCCTCATCGAAGAGTGGCTCGCGCCGGTACTAGGCGGGCTGGATGCCGGCCTCGCAATGGGGGTGATCCCGTGA
- a CDS encoding DUF2080 family transposase-associated protein: MAEFTFQGEEAITKDVTKTGTGAHVFVPKEWLGEEVAVIRLSQDD; encoded by the coding sequence ATGGCCGAGTTCACATTCCAAGGCGAGGAAGCAATCACGAAGGATGTAACCAAAACAGGAACGGGCGCACACGTCTTCGTTCCGAAAGAATGGCTTGGTGAAGAAGTCGCCGTCATCCGACTATCCCAAGACGACTGA
- a CDS encoding MATE family efflux transporter — protein MDESGPQTNVTEGRLFRPMLDIAWPLVVFQLLNVAYNVTDTIWLGHYSTDAVGALGIAWPLVFLFISVAGGFNAAGAILVAQYTGADSEGSAGKVAGNQLTFVIGMAAVLGVLGFLLSDQLLALLPSGAATTEQIIPLANDYMEIFYLGLPFLFAFFVFSTVMRGYGDTKTPMYVMAGSVVLNVVIDPILIFGFAGNPLFALPGLNAIGATLTDMTGFGGLGIGGAALATVSSRGLAAVVGIGLLFFGGYGPDVRVHHLRPDVEVIRKIVDLGLPTTAEQSAAALGQLTMTAMVSMFSPMVVAAYSLTNRIGTVVFLPSLGLGRATNTMVGQNLGAEKPDRAERATWIAAKTAVAVLLIAAVVAFVFPEPIVGVFLGTGTENAAITLAFAATYLQVRAVEFGFMGVFQVMLGAFRGAGNTRTAMVLSVIALWLGRVPLVYLLAVNPGFLGVLGIWIGFAAGDIIGGTVATLWFTRGTWKEAVIEQASPDDGEPSPGGSDAVGTD, from the coding sequence GTGGACGAGTCTGGGCCACAGACGAACGTGACGGAGGGGAGACTGTTCCGCCCGATGCTCGACATCGCGTGGCCACTGGTGGTCTTTCAGCTGTTGAACGTCGCCTACAACGTGACTGATACGATCTGGCTGGGGCACTACTCAACCGACGCGGTCGGCGCATTGGGCATCGCGTGGCCGCTGGTGTTCCTTTTCATTTCGGTCGCCGGCGGGTTCAACGCCGCGGGTGCGATCCTGGTGGCCCAGTACACGGGTGCAGACAGCGAGGGCTCGGCGGGGAAGGTCGCCGGCAACCAGCTGACCTTCGTCATCGGGATGGCCGCAGTTCTGGGAGTCCTCGGATTTCTGCTCTCCGATCAGTTGCTCGCGCTGTTGCCCTCGGGCGCGGCGACGACCGAACAGATCATCCCGCTGGCCAACGACTACATGGAGATTTTCTATCTGGGCTTGCCGTTCCTGTTTGCCTTCTTCGTCTTCTCGACAGTCATGCGCGGGTACGGCGACACGAAGACGCCGATGTACGTCATGGCCGGCAGCGTCGTGCTCAACGTTGTTATCGACCCGATCCTCATCTTCGGGTTCGCCGGCAATCCGCTGTTTGCGCTGCCGGGCCTGAACGCGATTGGGGCGACACTCACGGACATGACGGGCTTTGGCGGACTCGGCATCGGCGGGGCCGCGCTCGCGACGGTCTCCTCTCGGGGGCTGGCAGCGGTCGTCGGCATCGGCCTGCTGTTTTTCGGCGGGTACGGCCCCGACGTCCGGGTCCACCACCTGCGTCCGGACGTGGAGGTCATTCGGAAGATCGTCGACCTGGGACTGCCGACGACGGCCGAACAGTCGGCGGCCGCACTCGGCCAGCTCACGATGACTGCGATGGTGTCGATGTTCTCGCCGATGGTCGTGGCCGCCTACAGCCTCACAAATCGGATCGGGACGGTTGTCTTCCTCCCGTCGCTGGGACTGGGGCGGGCGACCAACACCATGGTCGGGCAGAACCTGGGAGCCGAGAAGCCGGACCGGGCCGAGCGGGCCACGTGGATCGCTGCGAAGACTGCCGTCGCGGTCCTCCTGATCGCGGCAGTCGTGGCCTTCGTCTTCCCCGAGCCAATCGTCGGCGTGTTCCTCGGAACGGGCACCGAGAATGCGGCGATCACGCTCGCGTTCGCGGCGACGTACCTTCAGGTCAGGGCCGTCGAGTTCGGCTTCATGGGCGTCTTCCAGGTCATGCTCGGGGCGTTCCGCGGCGCGGGCAACACCCGGACGGCGATGGTCCTGTCGGTCATCGCGCTGTGGCTCGGCCGCGTCCCGCTGGTGTATCTGCTCGCTGTCAACCCCGGCTTCCTCGGCGTGCTGGGCATATGGATCGGGTTCGCCGCCGGTGACATCATCGGCGGGACCGTCGCCACGCTGTGGTTCACCCGCGGGACCTGGAAGGAGGCCGTCATCGAGCAGGCAAGTCCGGACGACGGCGAACCCTCGCCCGGAGGGAGCGACGCAGTCGGGACAGACTGA
- a CDS encoding RNA-guided endonuclease InsQ/TnpB family protein has translation MPAEERERYNRLATLTTQTANTLIEQYWTPDHLTEITESSYQAWKYFDEHEAFDEFNIYLPSRYKRCLLQKVGETLRSHADKRDAFQTIKPLLPNHKIRRIHTRRIKERLWDSDEYLSSGYVDLLIDQLNAYYDVHGTYPDTYFDFQDCPEYSSGVLPYSADDGPTSGQAVKYSYDESTQQLTVELKTPDTLEADTWGDWTWTEYTLDGYDAFHELVDNGSLSAPSFQPNTSKRGDDYYELSFPVEVEQRDTPDDVETVLAIDGGLRKDATAVVVDSDGEQLSTPYFIQNTERERMRDLNRERSQLNSKLAHLRRQGRDHTDHFKHVQSEYERVNNKLRHKREQLVHDVSNQILALAVVYDVDAIVHEDLRSLSPPRGDGQLSWELSSWARREIIESIKYRADIAGIHVERVYAGNTSRSCPRCGSTGHTTKSPDHDYEVWHGGHFRCDNSRCGFQADRDYVGAVNVARVFYAESDSLDSGFTSSYTGDSEIEVAGRSAGSRPTFGNAPVAYTGQSGVTAGGGSAFIAPAVTPTGTKNNGSKSSVSSPATHSYSRFVRDAAVCC, from the coding sequence TTGCCAGCCGAGGAGCGAGAGCGATACAACCGACTCGCCACGCTCACCACGCAGACAGCAAACACGCTTATCGAGCAGTACTGGACGCCAGACCATCTCACCGAGATTACTGAATCCTCGTATCAAGCGTGGAAATACTTTGACGAACACGAAGCGTTTGACGAGTTCAACATCTACCTCCCTTCCAGATACAAACGCTGCCTGTTGCAGAAAGTCGGTGAAACCCTGCGAAGCCACGCCGACAAACGAGACGCTTTTCAGACTATCAAGCCGCTCCTCCCAAACCACAAGATTCGACGCATCCATACCCGACGAATCAAGGAACGACTCTGGGACTCCGACGAATACCTCTCCTCTGGGTACGTTGACCTCCTCATCGACCAGTTGAACGCCTACTACGACGTTCACGGCACGTATCCAGATACGTACTTCGACTTCCAAGACTGCCCTGAATACTCCTCTGGCGTGTTACCGTATTCAGCAGATGACGGGCCAACTAGCGGACAGGCAGTCAAATATAGCTACGACGAATCCACGCAACAACTCACTGTCGAACTCAAAACCCCTGATACACTTGAAGCCGACACGTGGGGTGACTGGACATGGACAGAATACACCTTAGATGGCTACGACGCCTTTCACGAACTCGTCGACAACGGCAGTCTCTCCGCTCCATCATTCCAACCTAACACGTCGAAGAGAGGAGATGACTACTACGAGTTATCCTTCCCTGTCGAAGTCGAACAGAGAGACACTCCTGACGATGTTGAAACCGTATTGGCGATTGATGGTGGTCTTCGCAAAGACGCTACGGCTGTCGTCGTGGACAGTGATGGCGAACAACTCTCAACGCCATACTTTATTCAAAACACCGAACGGGAGCGAATGCGGGACCTGAATCGGGAACGCAGTCAACTCAACTCGAAACTCGCTCATCTACGCCGACAGGGACGCGACCATACAGACCACTTTAAACACGTGCAATCGGAGTACGAGCGAGTGAACAACAAGCTTCGGCACAAGCGCGAGCAACTTGTCCACGACGTATCCAACCAAATCCTCGCACTCGCCGTAGTGTACGACGTGGACGCTATCGTCCATGAAGACCTGCGGTCACTCTCACCACCACGGGGTGACGGACAGCTCTCATGGGAACTGTCATCATGGGCACGTCGAGAGATTATCGAGAGCATCAAATACCGCGCCGATATTGCGGGTATTCACGTTGAGAGAGTGTATGCAGGAAACACGAGTCGGTCGTGTCCTCGCTGTGGCTCGACAGGACATACAACGAAATCGCCTGACCACGACTACGAGGTCTGGCACGGCGGTCACTTCCGTTGCGACAACTCGCGGTGTGGCTTTCAGGCTGACCGTGACTACGTTGGCGCTGTCAACGTGGCCCGCGTGTTTTACGCGGAGTCGGACTCGCTAGACTCTGGTTTCACGTCTTCCTATACGGGAGACTCTGAAATCGAGGTAGCTGGCCGTTCCGCTGGCTCGCGTCCCACGTTCGGCAACGCCCCCGTCGCATATACTGGACAGTCGGGAGTGACTGCTGGTGGTGGGTCGGCGTTTATCGCGCCCGCTGTCACTCCGACAGGGACGAAAAACAATGGCAGCAAAAGTTCTGTGTCAAGCCCAGCGACACACAGTTACTCTCGCTTCGTGCGAGATGCTGCTGTTTGCTGCTGA
- a CDS encoding cation:proton antiporter subunit C, producing MLERLPYLAAIALVGIGMVVLVDDEHLVKKVLGLNVFQTGIFLFFVTAAAREGGRAPNVAEPGPYANPLPQVLILTAIVVGVSVTAVALALLVRIHAEYGTLREDAVRAAIEEGRE from the coding sequence ATGCTTGAGCGACTGCCGTACCTCGCGGCCATCGCCCTGGTCGGGATCGGGATGGTCGTCCTCGTCGACGACGAGCACCTCGTCAAGAAGGTGCTGGGGCTGAACGTCTTTCAGACCGGTATCTTCCTGTTCTTCGTGACCGCGGCGGCCCGGGAGGGCGGGCGCGCGCCCAACGTCGCGGAGCCGGGGCCGTACGCGAACCCGTTGCCACAGGTGCTCATCCTGACGGCCATCGTCGTCGGCGTCTCGGTGACCGCGGTGGCGCTGGCGCTGCTGGTCAGGATCCACGCCGAGTACGGCACGCTCAGGGAAGACGCCGTCAGGGCGGCCATCGAGGAGGGTCGAGAGTGA
- a CDS encoding complex I subunit 5 family protein: MSLLPVAVVVAPAAAVPPILYFRDRPNVREAWTFAAALATLGAAGWLASVVLAGARPDAVAGTYVAGVELSLRADPMGAMFALLAATLWLVTSVYSVGYMRGHDEASQGRYFAAFAASIAATMGVALAANLLTLFVCYELLTVATYPLVVHSESDEARAAGRTYLLYTLGGGVAVLAGLSLVYVAAGTLAFVPGGVGGLAADPLLARAAFGLLVAGFGVKAALVPLHTWLPAAMVAPTPVSGLLHAVAVVKSGAFGLGRVVTHVYGPETVADLGLSLPLSTLAAVTMLYAGVVALRQTRIKRALAYSTVSQLAYIALGFGLVERTATFGALLHIPAHAFMKITLFFVAGLLYVESGVTDVDDMDGIGRRHPVAMAAFAVTAAGLAGFPLVAGFVSKWHLLIGSFRADALVFAAALLAAGVLKLLLFWPMIRAAFFRGDPLASGPARDKAGRTAADGGAPDGEPSTSTARSSRSGPAGARAWEAPSRIWRESAPALLAPVVAVALGAIVLGIVPDRLPLFDLAAEAVAEVFG; encoded by the coding sequence GTGAGTCTCCTGCCGGTTGCGGTGGTGGTCGCGCCCGCCGCCGCGGTCCCGCCGATTCTGTACTTCCGGGACCGCCCGAACGTCCGGGAGGCCTGGACGTTCGCCGCGGCGCTGGCGACGCTCGGGGCCGCCGGGTGGCTCGCGAGCGTCGTCCTCGCAGGCGCTCGCCCGGACGCCGTCGCCGGGACCTACGTCGCCGGCGTCGAACTGTCGCTGCGGGCCGACCCGATGGGGGCGATGTTCGCGCTGCTGGCGGCGACGCTGTGGCTCGTAACCTCAGTCTACAGCGTCGGATACATGCGCGGCCACGACGAGGCTTCCCAGGGGCGGTACTTCGCCGCGTTCGCAGCCTCGATCGCGGCGACGATGGGCGTCGCCCTGGCCGCGAACCTCCTGACGCTGTTCGTCTGCTACGAGCTGCTGACCGTCGCGACCTACCCGCTGGTCGTCCACAGCGAGAGCGACGAGGCGCGAGCGGCCGGCCGGACGTACCTCCTCTACACGCTGGGCGGCGGCGTCGCGGTGCTTGCGGGCCTGTCGCTGGTGTACGTCGCCGCGGGCACGCTCGCGTTCGTCCCGGGCGGCGTCGGCGGCCTCGCTGCCGACCCGCTGCTCGCACGGGCGGCGTTCGGTCTCCTGGTCGCCGGGTTCGGCGTCAAGGCGGCACTCGTGCCGCTGCACACCTGGCTCCCGGCCGCGATGGTCGCACCGACGCCCGTCTCCGGCCTGCTGCACGCCGTCGCGGTCGTCAAGAGCGGCGCGTTCGGGCTGGGCCGGGTGGTCACCCACGTCTACGGCCCGGAGACGGTGGCGGATCTGGGGCTGAGTCTGCCGCTGTCGACGCTCGCGGCGGTGACGATGCTGTACGCCGGCGTGGTCGCGCTCAGGCAGACGCGGATCAAGCGCGCGCTGGCGTACTCGACGGTGAGCCAGCTGGCCTACATCGCGCTCGGGTTCGGTCTGGTCGAACGGACGGCCACCTTCGGCGCGCTGTTGCACATCCCTGCCCACGCCTTCATGAAGATCACCCTCTTTTTCGTCGCCGGCCTGCTGTACGTCGAGAGCGGCGTCACGGACGTCGACGACATGGACGGGATCGGCCGCAGGCACCCGGTCGCGATGGCCGCCTTCGCCGTCACCGCTGCCGGACTGGCGGGCTTCCCGCTGGTCGCCGGGTTCGTCAGCAAGTGGCACCTCCTGATCGGGAGTTTTCGCGCCGACGCACTCGTCTTCGCGGCCGCGCTGCTTGCTGCCGGCGTGCTGAAACTGCTGCTGTTCTGGCCGATGATCCGGGCCGCGTTCTTCCGGGGTGACCCGCTCGCTTCGGGGCCGGCGCGTGACAAGGCCGGACGCACCGCGGCGGACGGCGGCGCGCCTGACGGCGAACCGTCGACGTCGACCGCGCGGTCGTCTCGGTCCGGTCCCGCAGGCGCGCGAGCCTGGGAGGCCCCGTCGCGGATCTGGCGCGAGAGCGCGCCGGCACTGCTCGCTCCGGTGGTCGCCGTCGCGCTCGGCGCGATCGTGCTGGGGATCGTTCCGGATCGGCTCCCGCTGTTCGACCTCGCCGCCGAGGCCGTCGCGGAGGTGTTCGGATGA